One Miscanthus floridulus cultivar M001 chromosome 11, ASM1932011v1, whole genome shotgun sequence DNA window includes the following coding sequences:
- the LOC136494727 gene encoding 3-oxoacyl-[acyl-carrier-protein] reductase 4-like, protein MAAAAATAAAAVSSPAAPRSGAAAASRRGFVTFSGGAARSSPTLRSGRGFSGVQTHVAAVEQAVVKDATKLEAPVVIVTGASRGIGKATALALGKAGCKVLVNYARSSKEAEEVSKEIEASGGEAITFGGDVSKEADVESMMKAALDKWGTIDVLVNNAGITRDTLLMRMKKSQWQDVIDLNLTGVFLCTQAATKVMMKKKKGKIINIASVVGLTGNVGQANYSAAKAGVIGFTKTVAREYASRNINVNAIAPGFIASDMTAELGEELEKKILSTIPLGRYGQPEEVAGLVEFLALNPAASYMTGQVLTIDGGMVM, encoded by the exons atggccgccgccgccgccaccgccgcagcaGCAGTCTCCTCCCCGGCTGCCCCACGCTCcggggccgccgccgcctcccgccgGGGGTTCGTCACGTTTAGTGGAGGCGCCGCCCGCTCCTCGCCCACGCTGCGGTCCGGCCGCGGGTTCTCTG GTGTGCAAACCCATGTTGCCGCTGTTGAACAAGCAGTTGTAAAAGATGCTACCAAGCTGGAAGCTCCAGTTGTTATTGTTACAGGTGCCTCTAGAGGGATTGGAAAGGCAACTGCTCTAGCCCTTGGAAAAGCGGGATGCAAG GTTCTGGTAAACTATGCCCGGTCCTCCAAAGAGGCTGAAGAGGTCTCCAAAGAG ATTGAAGCATCTGGTGGTGAGGCTATCACCTTTGGAGGAGATGTTTCGAAAGAAGCTGATGTAGAATCTATGATGAAAGCA GCTCTAGATAAATGGGGAACAATAGATGTGCTGGTAAATAATGCAG GGATTACACGAGACACATTATTGATGAGGATGAAGAAATCTCAGTGGCAAGATGTAATTGATCTGAATCTTACAGGCGTCTTCCTGTGTACACAG gctgcaacaaaagtaatgatgaagaagaaaaag GGAAAAATTATCAACATTGCATCTGTCGTTGGCCTTACTGGCAATGTTGGCCAAGCTAATTATAGTGCGGCCAAGGCTGGGGTGATTGGTTTCACGAAAACAGTTGCCAGGGAGTATGCAAGCAGAAATATCAAT GTGAATGCTATTGCACCAGGGTTCATTGCATCTGATATGACTGCCGAACTTGGAGAAGAGCTTGAGAAGAAAATCTTGTCAACCATTCCATTAG GGAGATATGGCCAGCCAGAGGAAGTTGCAGGGCTAGTCGAGTTCCTGGCCCTTAACCCCGCAGCTAGCTATATGACCGGACAG GTGCTTACAATTGACGGAGGAATGGTAATGTAA